A single genomic interval of Tautonia marina harbors:
- a CDS encoding PulJ/GspJ family protein, with the protein MRCPTTRPTAALHRRGLTLVELLVTIALMLLIMSVIVGVFTSATDAMTGMKKDQELASEARRLETVIQQDLRGATARFTPPLNPADNLGYFEYGENSFSDPQGEDTDDYLAFTTKAPPGQPFTGRVMLPRGVWPAGPLAGQPRYLPATITSDTAEVIYFLRHGNLYRRVLLVAPNQTLYADLVPVANPTGFRFAGVGSDGFSLTGANAPEVSWQGVNDISARPSNALTPANNAPPIANTLGDLTNRHNRFARPRFTSDFDQNGADDDFVGLPGPSPDGVPDFSPTLTPGNAPLRPNRPALGTDSLDTLAFPFLFPSAYSKSSPAAVGSINIGPTLAIPSAPPFSPTTTNHSPLDPADGDNLPVPTSLAENWTFWGFPTWAETRNPRWTAANKRLAFDDFQIPAGQQAVGLSWVRGGNNDLLPPQGHWYSDAAAGAGGPNLVPPASAWQDDLLATNVRSFDIKVLDPNAPAYTALVGVNMTTDYYDLGYGLPLKLTFGAGEGDTLPGETTTLGHEGRIPPLPTDNRVDYHMEQKFGLLFPIGDNNPNTVRLRRVWDTWSTDYAFAPFKGIDPSLYPPLSASRPVYPSYPPPYPEPLRGIQIQVRLASPDNQVLKVITIRHDFTDKL; encoded by the coding sequence ATGCGATGTCCGACAACGCGGCCGACCGCAGCCCTGCACCGCCGGGGCCTGACGCTCGTCGAGCTGCTGGTGACCATCGCCCTGATGCTCTTGATCATGTCCGTGATCGTCGGCGTCTTCACCTCCGCCACCGACGCCATGACGGGCATGAAGAAGGACCAGGAGCTTGCCTCCGAGGCCCGCCGCCTCGAAACGGTCATTCAACAGGACCTCCGCGGCGCCACCGCCCGCTTCACCCCTCCGCTCAACCCGGCCGACAACCTCGGCTACTTCGAGTACGGCGAGAACTCCTTCTCCGACCCCCAGGGTGAAGACACCGACGACTACCTCGCCTTCACCACCAAGGCCCCCCCCGGCCAGCCCTTCACCGGCCGCGTCATGCTTCCTCGGGGTGTCTGGCCCGCCGGCCCGCTCGCCGGCCAGCCCCGTTACCTCCCGGCCACCATCACCAGCGATACCGCCGAGGTCATCTACTTCCTCCGCCACGGCAATCTCTACCGCCGCGTCTTGCTGGTCGCGCCCAATCAGACGCTCTATGCCGACCTTGTCCCTGTCGCCAACCCCACCGGGTTCCGCTTCGCCGGAGTCGGGTCCGACGGCTTCAGCCTCACCGGCGCCAATGCTCCGGAAGTGAGCTGGCAAGGTGTCAACGACATTTCGGCTCGCCCCTCCAACGCCCTGACCCCGGCAAACAACGCCCCGCCGATCGCCAACACCCTCGGCGACCTGACCAACCGCCACAACCGCTTCGCCCGGCCGCGCTTCACGAGCGACTTTGATCAAAACGGCGCCGACGACGATTTCGTCGGGCTTCCCGGCCCATCTCCCGACGGGGTCCCCGACTTCTCTCCCACGCTCACTCCAGGCAACGCCCCGCTTCGGCCCAATCGCCCGGCCCTCGGTACCGACTCGCTCGACACCCTCGCCTTTCCCTTCCTTTTCCCCAGCGCCTATTCCAAGAGCAGCCCCGCCGCCGTTGGCTCGATCAACATTGGCCCGACTCTGGCAATCCCGTCTGCTCCCCCCTTCTCGCCGACCACCACCAATCACTCCCCCCTCGACCCGGCCGATGGCGACAACCTGCCCGTCCCCACCAGTCTCGCCGAGAATTGGACCTTCTGGGGCTTCCCCACCTGGGCTGAAACCCGCAACCCCCGCTGGACCGCCGCCAACAAGCGCCTTGCCTTCGATGATTTCCAAATTCCCGCAGGCCAGCAGGCCGTCGGGCTGTCCTGGGTCCGGGGTGGCAACAACGATCTGCTTCCCCCGCAAGGCCACTGGTACAGCGACGCCGCGGCTGGCGCAGGAGGCCCAAACCTCGTTCCCCCCGCCTCCGCCTGGCAAGACGACCTGCTCGCCACCAACGTCCGCAGCTTCGACATCAAGGTGCTCGACCCGAACGCCCCGGCCTACACCGCCCTCGTCGGCGTGAACATGACGACCGACTACTACGACCTCGGCTACGGCCTTCCCTTGAAGCTCACCTTCGGAGCCGGCGAGGGAGACACCCTGCCCGGCGAAACCACCACGCTCGGCCACGAAGGGCGCATTCCTCCGCTGCCGACCGATAACCGGGTCGATTACCACATGGAGCAGAAGTTCGGCCTTCTGTTCCCGATCGGCGACAACAACCCCAACACCGTTCGGCTCCGCCGCGTCTGGGATACCTGGTCCACCGACTACGCCTTCGCTCCCTTCAAGGGAATCGACCCCTCGCTCTATCCGCCGCTCAGCGCCTCCCGGCCGGTCTATCCGTCGTATCCGCCGCCGTATCCCGAACCCTTGCGAGGCATCCAGATCCAGGTCCGCCTGGCCTCTCCCGACAACCAGGTGCTCAAGGTCATCACCATTCGCCACGACTTCACCGACAAACTCTGA
- a CDS encoding type IV pilus modification PilV family protein, whose amino-acid sequence MHRRSTDRSGITLTEILIAIMILGIGMVSVATLFPIGLLRLRDATRDSRSTILAMSAKDDAEVRGLPQSLGDAKGLVNPESFVHPNLPWYAPWRNPNNYPVNLISQGIPFSVTPLTYDYDTIGGDRNAGVFSDFFAPGLPVVYDPLFWATTHFQTEGLAPEQTPIGVRGNLGQEGRFGSGIGFLRPGAAAHGLQRITNFEPYNAGVPWPYTYSLSSTPAGLQAIAEVAGNVFTSLDDPIVTGDESGQSGVPVVPYNTSPGAGYASEREYAFSWMLTGRLGVAGDPSIFEGNIVLFHSRPIGLDTEPNSGLLVPSGERTVEAIWGYTNTPNAVSPIPSPLPAVAGTGYSSADDHTVLLRWPAASNDPDIRVGGFIADVTYERYQGPSNTNYPRALPGSGRNGAQYAGQRIHWYRIVQKGEVEPDPVVPNHYRTIVRVDTPLQAKTRLQINAGVVESVVPEAALICPYVVNVFPIMLYSR is encoded by the coding sequence ATGCACCGTCGATCCACTGATCGGTCCGGAATCACCCTGACCGAAATTCTCATCGCCATCATGATCCTGGGCATCGGCATGGTCTCGGTGGCCACGCTCTTCCCGATCGGCCTCCTGCGCCTTCGAGACGCCACGCGAGACTCCCGATCGACCATCCTCGCCATGTCCGCCAAGGACGATGCCGAGGTCCGCGGCCTGCCCCAATCGCTCGGCGACGCCAAGGGACTCGTCAATCCGGAATCATTCGTTCATCCGAATTTGCCCTGGTACGCTCCCTGGAGAAATCCAAACAACTATCCGGTCAACCTGATTAGCCAGGGCATTCCGTTCTCCGTCACCCCGCTGACCTACGACTACGACACGATCGGGGGTGATCGCAATGCCGGCGTCTTCTCCGACTTCTTCGCCCCCGGCCTCCCGGTCGTCTACGACCCCTTGTTCTGGGCCACCACCCATTTCCAGACCGAAGGACTCGCGCCGGAACAGACGCCGATCGGTGTGCGTGGCAACCTCGGGCAGGAAGGCCGGTTCGGCTCGGGCATCGGCTTCCTTCGACCCGGGGCCGCGGCCCACGGGCTCCAGCGCATCACCAACTTCGAACCCTACAACGCTGGTGTTCCCTGGCCCTACACCTACTCCCTGTCGAGTACTCCCGCCGGACTTCAGGCCATCGCCGAGGTCGCCGGCAACGTCTTCACCTCGCTCGACGATCCGATCGTCACCGGCGATGAATCGGGCCAGAGCGGTGTGCCCGTCGTCCCGTACAACACGAGCCCCGGCGCCGGCTACGCATCGGAACGCGAATATGCCTTTAGCTGGATGCTCACCGGCCGCCTCGGCGTCGCCGGCGACCCCTCCATCTTCGAAGGCAACATCGTCCTCTTCCACAGCCGACCGATCGGACTCGATACCGAACCGAATTCCGGCCTGCTTGTTCCGTCCGGCGAGCGCACGGTCGAGGCCATCTGGGGCTACACCAACACCCCCAACGCGGTCAGCCCCATCCCGAGTCCCCTTCCTGCCGTCGCCGGCACCGGCTACAGCTCCGCCGACGACCACACCGTGCTCTTGCGATGGCCCGCCGCCAGCAACGACCCCGACATCCGCGTCGGAGGGTTCATCGCCGACGTGACCTACGAACGCTACCAGGGCCCCTCGAACACGAACTACCCGCGTGCCCTTCCGGGCTCCGGCCGCAACGGGGCGCAATACGCCGGTCAACGCATCCACTGGTATCGCATCGTTCAAAAGGGTGAGGTCGAGCCCGACCCCGTGGTTCCCAATCATTATCGCACGATCGTCCGGGTCGATACCCCCTTGCAGGCCAAGACCCGCCTCCAGATCAATGCGGGGGTCGTCGAATCCGTCGTGCCCGAGGCGGCCTTGATCTGCCCGTACGTCGTCAACGTCTTTCCGATCATGCTCTACAGCCGATAA
- a CDS encoding pilus assembly FimT family protein: MIAPRMPRRSGVTLTELLVVIAIILLLSAAALPTAYVTFAERAVSEGASIVQANISMTRDRAAGTGQPQGVRFLPDPDLTDLTTGVVVSNRMVTLTTPPNYSEGLVVPVVEIFTPAVTGLPIEIRRLAVYGAKTDNDGIPSSPTAWHFNIRQGETIRIGGGGNEFTIAGPITVGPQAGNPERFINRTVNGQAAGNQVQALPISTDPSYEILHLVNGRDDSGNGYVDPHFDGIDNNGDGVIDPGYNGIDNGGIAGFVDDPAELLLGLPAVPPEYEEDDPILRAFLWARVNDAVGPGNIPLLTPLADPLGGTPFLITDFANVRRFRYVISRRPSAASDSREYTLPAGSVIDFTTLGLADPNIIPERSRVPIDPVTGIVDLMIYPNGQVVPSTPYGLRQSMTTGFPFYFLWIAAREDVHTPPPGATAAAQPLLPMPREVGLPGPPYLEGYRRMITISPNSGHSSVSEISYLDPSGPVTINTPYNEAALHQQTGR, from the coding sequence ATGATTGCCCCGCGCATGCCCCGACGCTCGGGGGTGACCCTGACCGAGTTGCTGGTGGTCATTGCCATCATCCTCTTGCTCAGCGCCGCGGCCCTGCCGACCGCCTACGTCACCTTCGCCGAACGCGCCGTCAGCGAGGGGGCGAGCATCGTGCAAGCCAACATCTCCATGACCCGCGACCGTGCCGCCGGCACCGGCCAGCCCCAGGGGGTCCGCTTCCTGCCCGACCCCGACCTGACCGACCTCACCACCGGCGTCGTCGTCTCGAACCGGATGGTAACCCTCACCACCCCGCCGAACTACTCCGAAGGCCTGGTGGTGCCGGTGGTCGAAATCTTCACCCCGGCCGTCACCGGGCTCCCGATCGAAATTCGTCGCCTCGCGGTTTACGGCGCCAAGACCGACAACGACGGTATCCCCTCCTCCCCCACTGCCTGGCACTTTAACATTCGCCAGGGGGAAACGATCCGGATCGGTGGTGGCGGGAACGAATTCACCATCGCCGGGCCGATCACCGTCGGGCCTCAGGCCGGCAATCCCGAACGCTTCATCAACCGTACGGTCAACGGCCAGGCGGCGGGGAATCAGGTTCAGGCCCTGCCGATCTCGACCGACCCCAGCTACGAGATTCTCCACCTCGTCAACGGTCGCGACGATAGCGGCAACGGCTACGTTGACCCGCACTTCGACGGGATCGACAACAACGGCGATGGCGTGATCGACCCAGGCTATAACGGGATCGACAACGGTGGAATCGCCGGATTCGTTGATGATCCCGCCGAACTCCTCCTCGGCCTTCCGGCTGTTCCCCCCGAATACGAGGAGGACGACCCCATCCTCCGAGCCTTCCTCTGGGCTCGCGTCAACGACGCGGTCGGTCCTGGGAACATCCCGCTTCTCACACCGCTGGCAGACCCGCTCGGTGGTACCCCGTTCTTAATCACCGATTTCGCCAACGTTCGTCGCTTTCGCTACGTCATCTCCCGACGCCCGAGCGCCGCGAGCGACTCCCGCGAATACACCCTGCCGGCCGGATCGGTGATCGACTTCACGACCCTCGGCCTGGCGGACCCAAACATCATTCCCGAGCGATCCCGCGTGCCGATCGACCCGGTCACCGGAATCGTCGACCTGATGATCTATCCGAATGGGCAGGTGGTCCCCTCGACCCCTTATGGCCTGCGTCAATCCATGACCACCGGCTTCCCGTTCTACTTCCTCTGGATCGCCGCCCGAGAAGATGTTCATACGCCGCCGCCCGGGGCCACGGCCGCCGCTCAGCCCCTCTTGCCCATGCCGCGTGAGGTGGGTCTGCCCGGTCCTCCCTATCTTGAGGGCTACCGGAGGATGATCACGATCTCTCCGAATTCAGGTCATTCATCAGTCAGTGAGATCTCTTACCTCGACCCGAGTGGCCCTGTCACGATCAATACTCCTTACAATGAAGCCGCCCTCCATCAGCAGACGGGGAGGTGA
- a CDS encoding type II secretion system protein: MRSRSSPRRRAGFTLVELGVVILIIGIMMSFLLVASFEGLKRANERATQSLIQKLDLAVSDRIEALTGQRPEPNNGHRFMAMSIAPDPVSGTVRYVDSEARARLIAQIDYLKRELPDVFFVQPDQLYPLNFTGVPFKPSSMAPGPGAGSAFPQIPAAYAPYVLPLGHALQIDQVWDGDTKLFGAGLTRLGDMSGLDPSQVRFTSPPAGQGIFGASYSAIGSLTRQLGYPPRGYNGIDDDGNGLIDEFTIDELYRPGDPDRAASFSALQTDLTTRLGNHRHLTARSEMLYAILVSGVGPLGSVFSADDFTPQEVQDTDGDGLPEFVDAWGQPLQFYRWPVYFVSEYGATTRGLQKGEAPYTAGDLREIREENPLDPNQLLVSPGWWADPTTGYPDNAAQMSARANVFQQQFFSLLDPYADLPAGSVSQPFPSRGFLWDRTHFYKRRSYFFKHLILSAGPDRQLGVGSFGVTYSGSVQDPASLPAGDAATTAARMTLIENQASRSDPYQRIPGQAGPADLSNAANLTQKMALYQLPADASPFTVPLRDRWGVDDLTNHSPNTLGTGGR, encoded by the coding sequence ATGCGATCCCGATCCTCGCCACGACGCCGCGCCGGCTTCACCCTGGTCGAGCTGGGCGTCGTGATCCTGATCATCGGCATCATGATGTCCTTCCTCCTGGTCGCCTCGTTCGAAGGGCTGAAACGGGCCAACGAACGGGCCACTCAGTCCCTCATCCAGAAGCTCGACCTCGCCGTTTCCGACCGGATCGAGGCCCTCACCGGCCAGCGGCCCGAGCCGAACAACGGCCACCGCTTCATGGCCATGTCCATCGCCCCCGATCCGGTGAGCGGAACCGTCCGCTACGTCGATTCCGAGGCCCGTGCCCGGCTCATCGCTCAGATCGACTACCTCAAGCGCGAGCTGCCCGACGTCTTCTTCGTGCAGCCGGATCAGCTTTACCCGTTGAACTTCACCGGCGTCCCCTTCAAGCCGTCGTCGATGGCTCCTGGTCCCGGGGCCGGCTCCGCCTTCCCCCAGATTCCGGCCGCCTACGCCCCCTATGTGCTGCCACTCGGCCACGCCTTGCAGATCGATCAGGTCTGGGATGGCGATACCAAGCTTTTCGGAGCGGGCCTCACGCGGCTCGGAGACATGAGCGGCCTCGACCCGTCGCAGGTCCGCTTTACGAGCCCTCCGGCCGGCCAGGGGATCTTCGGCGCCTCCTATTCGGCCATCGGCAGCCTGACGCGGCAGCTCGGCTACCCGCCCCGCGGCTACAACGGCATCGACGACGACGGCAATGGTTTGATCGACGAATTTACGATCGACGAACTGTACCGTCCCGGCGATCCCGACCGCGCGGCCAGTTTCTCGGCCTTGCAAACCGATCTGACGACCAGGCTCGGCAATCATCGCCATCTCACCGCGCGATCGGAGATGCTCTACGCCATCCTCGTCAGCGGGGTCGGGCCGCTCGGCAGCGTTTTCAGCGCCGATGACTTCACTCCCCAGGAAGTCCAGGACACCGACGGCGACGGCCTTCCCGAGTTCGTCGATGCCTGGGGTCAGCCGCTTCAGTTCTACCGCTGGCCGGTCTACTTCGTTTCCGAGTACGGTGCGACGACTCGCGGCCTTCAGAAAGGTGAAGCCCCCTACACGGCGGGCGATCTTCGAGAAATCCGAGAAGAAAACCCCCTCGACCCGAACCAGTTGCTCGTCTCTCCCGGCTGGTGGGCCGATCCGACGACCGGCTACCCCGATAATGCTGCTCAGATGAGCGCACGAGCGAATGTCTTTCAGCAGCAATTCTTCAGCCTGCTTGATCCGTATGCCGACCTGCCCGCCGGTTCCGTGTCGCAGCCGTTCCCCTCACGCGGGTTCCTCTGGGATCGCACGCACTTCTACAAGCGTCGTTCGTACTTCTTCAAGCACCTGATTCTCTCTGCCGGTCCCGACCGTCAGCTTGGCGTCGGCAGTTTTGGGGTGACCTATTCCGGATCGGTCCAGGACCCCGCCTCCCTGCCCGCTGGCGATGCGGCGACCACTGCCGCCCGGATGACCCTGATTGAAAACCAGGCGTCCCGATCCGACCCCTACCAACGCATTCCCGGCCAGGCCGGTCCCGCCGACCTCTCCAACGCCGCTAATCTGACTCAGAAGATGGCCCTCTATCAGTTGCCGGCCGACGCCAGCCCGTTCACGGTCCCCCTGCGAGACCGCTGGGGCGTCGATGACCTCACCAACCATTCACCGAACACCCTGGGCACGGGAGGACGCTGA
- a CDS encoding type II secretion system protein — protein MTPAERRRTGFTLVELLVVITIIGVLIGLLIPVIWSAVGRANDARVGGEINTLAQALASFQNKFGDYPPSRIILAEDGGYDSAAVALDSVPFYAGMSYQSPAANIGGNPQVVTGVGDQTYAALAQKSISVMRKFFSKTQFSTGPAASGIVGGYYDFNGNGVLDANPIYLEGHECLAFFLGGIPTHTIVGSTYTLEGVGGFGGNPRNPFRPAYLPDGTLDPVGQNRSEPFFEFRAERLVDDDFDGIPGYIDPLGEGPAGRYFAYFSSYGGQGYDPNDVNFNAGAISEPNPVALPFSVSFPVLNGVSARVTGSPLPNPYTSSLPVATGDKPATFHQPQSYQIISAGRDRLFGTGGQYSSSGTGDRLPGDGRTRERDNVTNISNGTLD, from the coding sequence ATGACCCCCGCCGAACGCCGTCGGACCGGCTTCACCCTGGTTGAGCTCCTGGTCGTGATCACGATCATCGGGGTCCTCATCGGCCTGCTGATCCCCGTCATCTGGAGCGCCGTCGGTCGCGCCAACGATGCCCGCGTCGGGGGAGAGATCAACACCCTCGCCCAGGCCCTGGCCAGCTTCCAGAACAAGTTCGGCGACTATCCGCCGAGCCGGATCATTCTGGCCGAGGACGGTGGTTACGACTCTGCCGCCGTCGCGCTCGACAGCGTCCCCTTCTACGCCGGCATGAGCTACCAGAGCCCGGCGGCCAACATCGGCGGCAATCCGCAGGTGGTGACGGGCGTGGGTGACCAGACCTACGCCGCGTTGGCTCAGAAATCGATCTCCGTCATGCGGAAGTTCTTCTCGAAAACGCAGTTCTCGACCGGTCCGGCCGCCTCGGGCATTGTCGGTGGGTATTACGACTTCAACGGCAACGGCGTGCTCGACGCGAACCCAATCTACCTCGAAGGGCACGAGTGCCTGGCCTTCTTCCTCGGCGGCATCCCCACCCACACGATCGTCGGTAGCACCTACACCCTGGAAGGGGTCGGGGGCTTTGGCGGCAATCCTCGAAACCCGTTCCGGCCCGCGTACCTGCCCGACGGCACCCTCGACCCGGTCGGCCAGAACCGCTCCGAGCCGTTCTTCGAGTTCCGCGCCGAGCGCCTGGTGGACGACGACTTCGACGGCATTCCCGGCTACATCGACCCGCTCGGCGAGGGACCGGCCGGGCGTTACTTCGCCTATTTCAGCTCCTACGGCGGGCAGGGCTACGACCCGAACGACGTCAATTTCAACGCCGGCGCCATCTCCGAGCCGAACCCGGTCGCCCTCCCCTTCTCGGTCTCGTTCCCGGTCTTGAATGGAGTGAGTGCTCGGGTCACGGGCTCCCCCTTGCCGAACCCTTACACCAGTAGCCTTCCGGTGGCCACCGGCGACAAGCCGGCCACGTTCCACCAGCCGCAGTCGTATCAGATCATCTCCGCTGGCCGCGACCGCCTGTTTGGCACCGGCGGCCAGTACTCCAGCAGCGGGACCGGCGATCGCCTCCCTGGCGACGGGCGCACTCGCGAGCGTGACAACGTCACCAACATTTCCAACGGCACGCTTGACTGA
- a CDS encoding type II secretion system F family protein, whose translation MPTFQYEAMDHTGKEVKDSIDASTQEEAQQLIRQKGYFVTKISERAAKKAKKGGTSAAKRPAGRRKKKSFTIGKVSSKQLTTFTRQLSTLQDAGLPILRSLKILEGQAKPGVLKNSLADVIEDIESGSTLSEAMSKHHKCFDRLYCNMVKAGEAGGALEAILQRLADFMEKSQSLKRRIKSAMVYPVVVIFVAILIVGFIMYWIVPKFEAIFIDFGVDLPQMTVALINGSHVVVNYWYLAPLIPAIWWVFVKLLYRSKTGAYIGDRVQLLIPVMGTILEKSVVARTTRTLGTLVQSGVPILESLNIVRDTAGNAVFERAFTRIYDSIREGETIAQPLREARIVDDIVVNMIDVGEETGELDTMLMKIADNYDEEVEAAVESLVSLLEPIMIVVLGGIIGFIVIALFMPLVKLISELSG comes from the coding sequence ATGCCGACCTTTCAGTACGAGGCGATGGATCACACCGGCAAGGAAGTCAAGGACTCCATCGACGCCTCCACCCAGGAAGAAGCCCAACAGCTGATCCGCCAGAAAGGCTACTTCGTCACCAAGATCAGCGAGCGCGCCGCCAAGAAAGCCAAGAAGGGTGGCACCTCCGCCGCCAAGCGACCGGCCGGCCGTCGCAAGAAGAAGTCGTTCACCATCGGCAAGGTCTCATCCAAGCAACTAACGACCTTCACCCGACAGCTCTCCACCCTGCAGGACGCCGGCCTGCCGATCCTTCGCAGCCTCAAAATCCTCGAAGGACAGGCCAAGCCCGGCGTCCTGAAAAACTCCCTTGCCGACGTCATCGAAGACATCGAGAGTGGCTCGACCCTCTCCGAGGCCATGTCCAAGCACCACAAGTGCTTCGACCGCCTCTACTGCAACATGGTCAAGGCCGGTGAGGCCGGCGGTGCCCTCGAAGCGATCCTCCAGCGCCTGGCCGACTTCATGGAGAAGAGCCAGTCGCTCAAGCGCCGGATCAAGTCGGCCATGGTCTACCCGGTGGTGGTCATCTTCGTGGCCATCCTCATCGTCGGCTTCATCATGTACTGGATCGTGCCGAAGTTCGAAGCCATCTTCATCGACTTCGGCGTCGACCTGCCCCAGATGACCGTGGCCCTGATCAACGGCAGCCACGTGGTCGTCAATTACTGGTATCTCGCTCCGTTGATCCCAGCCATCTGGTGGGTCTTCGTCAAGCTCCTCTACCGGAGTAAAACCGGCGCCTACATCGGCGACCGTGTGCAACTTTTGATTCCGGTGATGGGCACGATCCTCGAAAAATCGGTGGTCGCCCGAACCACCCGGACCCTCGGCACCCTCGTGCAGTCGGGCGTGCCGATTCTCGAATCGCTGAACATCGTCCGAGACACCGCCGGCAACGCGGTCTTCGAACGGGCGTTCACCCGCATCTACGACTCGATCCGAGAGGGTGAAACCATCGCCCAGCCCCTCCGCGAGGCTCGGATCGTCGACGACATCGTCGTCAACATGATCGACGTCGGCGAGGAAACCGGTGAGCTTGATACCATGCTCATGAAAATCGCCGACAACTACGATGAAGAAGTCGAGGCGGCCGTCGAGTCGCTCGTCAGCCTGCTCGAACCGATCATGATCGTCGTCCTCGGCGGCATCATCGGCTTCATCGTCATCGCCCTGTTCATGCCGCTGGTCAAGCTGATTAGCGAACTCTCGGGCTGA
- a CDS encoding GspE/PulE family protein: MARRLGTILVDMGYLDEEALWKVLEEQKNSGGELIGKVAVRLGLVREEHVLRALGEQLGMKVIKLSDTTVPPEVIETVNQSMAEAFKVVPVAIGRKDKAVTVAMAEPQNPATLDSLRSFLGVEVRGVIASESEVMAKIEELYAGSDKESLNDVIRQIESDKDLSRFQNRSESTIDLEAIEEMADAAPVRKLLNMVLLLSIKDKASDIHFEPFEDEYKMRYRVDGVLYELVPPPRHLAPAIASRIKVMSNLDIAERRLPQDGRIELNIGGNSVDIRVSTLPTMFGESVVLRILDRTVVQLDLEKIGMSQETLRRWRELVHKPNGIILVTGPTSSGKTTTLYATLNELNTVEDKIITTEEPVEYDIDGLIQCPINAEIGVTFAACLRAILRQDPDKILVGETRDLETAEISIQASLTGHIVFTTLHTNDAPSAVTRLRDMGIPPFLITATVEGVLAQRLVRKICPNCRTEFRPSEEILFELGLSPEEGAAQKFFYGRGCDRCNNTGYKGRMGLYELVIMNDSLRELVVRETSLDEFREACRKYGMQTLRESGLEAINDGLTTVEEVLKATITED, encoded by the coding sequence ATGGCTCGACGTCTCGGAACGATCCTGGTCGACATGGGCTACCTCGACGAGGAGGCCCTCTGGAAAGTCCTGGAGGAGCAGAAGAACTCCGGCGGCGAGCTGATCGGCAAGGTCGCCGTTCGCCTCGGCCTGGTGCGCGAGGAGCACGTGCTGCGTGCCCTCGGCGAACAGCTCGGCATGAAGGTCATCAAGCTCTCCGACACGACCGTCCCGCCCGAGGTGATCGAGACGGTCAACCAGTCGATGGCCGAAGCCTTCAAGGTCGTCCCCGTGGCCATCGGCCGCAAGGACAAGGCCGTCACCGTCGCCATGGCCGAGCCCCAGAACCCGGCCACGCTCGACAGCCTGCGCTCCTTCCTCGGTGTCGAGGTTCGCGGCGTCATCGCCTCGGAATCCGAGGTCATGGCCAAGATCGAGGAACTCTACGCCGGCTCCGATAAGGAGTCGCTCAACGACGTCATCCGGCAGATCGAGTCCGACAAGGATCTCTCCCGGTTCCAGAACCGCAGCGAGAGCACCATCGACCTCGAAGCCATCGAGGAAATGGCCGACGCCGCCCCCGTGCGCAAGCTCCTGAACATGGTGCTCCTGCTCTCGATCAAGGACAAGGCCTCCGACATTCACTTCGAGCCGTTCGAAGATGAATACAAGATGCGGTATCGCGTCGACGGCGTCCTTTACGAACTGGTCCCACCCCCTCGCCACCTCGCGCCCGCCATCGCCAGCCGCATCAAGGTCATGTCCAACCTTGATATCGCCGAACGCCGCTTGCCGCAGGACGGCCGGATCGAGCTGAACATCGGCGGCAACTCGGTCGACATCCGCGTCTCGACCCTGCCGACGATGTTCGGCGAATCGGTCGTCCTCCGGATTCTCGACCGCACGGTCGTGCAGCTCGACCTCGAAAAGATCGGCATGTCTCAGGAGACCCTCCGCCGATGGCGCGAGCTGGTCCACAAGCCCAACGGCATTATCCTCGTCACCGGGCCGACCTCCTCCGGCAAGACGACCACCCTTTACGCCACGCTCAACGAACTGAACACGGTTGAAGATAAGATCATCACCACCGAGGAACCGGTCGAGTACGACATCGACGGCCTCATCCAGTGCCCCATCAACGCCGAGATCGGCGTGACCTTCGCCGCCTGCCTGCGAGCCATCCTCCGGCAAGACCCCGATAAGATCCTGGTCGGAGAAACCCGAGACCTCGAAACTGCCGAGATCTCCATTCAGGCCTCGCTGACCGGCCACATCGTCTTCACCACCCTGCACACCAACGACGCCCCCTCGGCCGTCACCCGCCTGCGCGACATGGGCATCCCCCCCTTCCTCATCACCGCCACGGTCGAAGGGGTGCTCGCCCAGCGGCTCGTCCGCAAAATCTGCCCGAACTGCCGCACCGAGTTCCGCCCGAGCGAGGAAATCCTCTTCGAACTGGGCCTCTCTCCCGAGGAAGGAGCCGCCCAGAAATTCTTCTACGGCCGCGGCTGCGACCGCTGCAACAACACCGGTTACAAGGGACGCATGGGCCTTTATGAACTGGTGATCATGAACGATTCTCTTCGCGAGCTGGTCGTCCGCGAAACCTCGCTCGACGAATTCCGCGAGGCTTGCCGCAAGTACGGTATGCAGACCCTGCGCGAGTCGGGCCTCGAAGCCATCAACGACGGCCTGACCACCGTCGAGGAAGTGCTCAAAGCCACGATCACTGAAGACTGA